One window from the genome of Myxococcota bacterium encodes:
- a CDS encoding 2Fe-2S iron-sulfur cluster-binding protein — translation MPFVEFAGQRVECPLGSNLRLVLVRARLPLYTTAARALHCRGRGSCGTCAVRIEGRASEMTPTEQKRLGRWPHDPASGVRLACQVRVNGDLVVTKPPGFFGTGEEAAS, via the coding sequence ATGCCGTTCGTCGAGTTCGCGGGACAGCGCGTCGAGTGTCCGCTCGGGTCGAACCTGCGGCTCGTGCTCGTGCGCGCGCGCCTTCCCCTCTACACGACCGCCGCGCGCGCGCTGCACTGCCGCGGCCGCGGCTCGTGCGGCACGTGCGCGGTGCGCATCGAGGGCCGCGCGTCCGAGATGACGCCCACCGAGCAGAAGCGCCTCGGGCGCTGGCCGCACGACCCGGCGTCGGGCGTGCGGCTCGCCTGCCAGGTGCGCGTGAACGGCGACCTCGTCGTCACGAAGCCGCCCGGCTTCTTCGGCACCGGCGAGGAGGCCGCGTCGTAG
- a CDS encoding integron integrase — translation MAPDAPRPPPPRLLDRVRATMRLRHMSRRTEDAYVAWIRRFIFFHGKRHPAEMGAPEVVAFLTDLAVARSVSASTQNQALAALLFLYRDVLEIALEGLDAAVRAKRPVRLPVVLSRDEVRAMLAELDGVPRLVAVLLYGGGLRLLEALRLRIKDVDFDRQQLVIRDPKGKRDRVAPLPRSSLPALEHHLAHVRRTFESDREHRVAGPPLPDALARKAPHAATEWRWQWLFPATRLGTDPHTRRRFRHHLHETAVQRAVRQAAERAGLHKRITCHTFRHSFATHLLEDGADIRTVQELLGHREVRTTMIYTHVLQNGPLGVRSPADRL, via the coding sequence ATGGCCCCCGACGCCCCCCGGCCGCCCCCGCCGCGCCTGCTCGACCGCGTGCGCGCGACGATGCGCCTGCGCCACATGAGCCGGCGCACCGAGGACGCCTACGTCGCGTGGATCCGCCGCTTCATCTTCTTCCACGGCAAGCGCCACCCCGCCGAGATGGGCGCGCCCGAGGTCGTCGCCTTCCTGACCGATCTCGCCGTCGCGCGCAGCGTCTCGGCGTCGACGCAGAACCAGGCGCTCGCCGCACTCCTGTTCCTGTACCGCGACGTGCTCGAGATCGCCCTCGAGGGCCTCGACGCCGCCGTGCGCGCCAAGCGGCCGGTGCGGCTGCCCGTCGTGCTCTCGCGCGACGAGGTGCGCGCCATGCTCGCCGAGCTCGACGGCGTGCCGCGGCTCGTCGCCGTCCTGCTCTACGGCGGCGGCCTGCGCCTCCTCGAGGCGCTGCGCCTGCGCATCAAGGACGTCGACTTCGATCGCCAGCAGCTCGTCATCCGCGACCCCAAGGGCAAGCGCGACCGCGTCGCGCCGCTGCCGCGCTCGAGCCTGCCCGCGCTCGAGCACCACCTCGCGCACGTGCGCCGCACCTTCGAGAGCGACCGCGAGCACCGCGTCGCCGGCCCGCCGCTGCCGGACGCGCTCGCGCGCAAGGCTCCCCACGCCGCCACCGAGTGGCGCTGGCAGTGGCTCTTCCCCGCCACGCGCCTCGGCACCGACCCGCACACCCGCCGCCGCTTCCGTCACCACCTCCACGAGACCGCCGTCCAGCGCGCCGTCCGCCAGGCCGCCGAGCGCGCCGGCCTCCACAAGCGCATCACCTGCCACACCTTCCGCCACTCCTTCGCCACCCACCTCCTCGAGGACGGCGCCGACATCCGCACCGTCCAGGAGCTGCTCGGCCACCGCGAAGTGCGCACCACCATGATCTACACCCACGTCCTCCAGAACGGCCCCCTCGGCGTCCGCAGCCCCGCCGACCGCCTCTGA
- a CDS encoding DUF84 family protein translates to MTAGQRALAGVRRVRVGSANEPKVEAVRRAVAAYAPDARVLGAAVASGVPEQPVGFPEIARGARTRARAAFDLGGCELAVGYEDGLVELDLGSDGGIERLNVGCAAVTDGVRMAIGLSSGFAYPPAVAERAARERLPVGDLFDALWRERFPREGAPEDAPSARGEGNIGKLSAGALPRSEYARHAVVCALVRFLHPGVYERSGAEGARGTA, encoded by the coding sequence GTGACGGCGGGGCAGCGCGCGCTCGCCGGCGTCCGCCGCGTGCGCGTCGGGAGCGCGAACGAGCCGAAGGTCGAGGCCGTGCGGCGGGCCGTCGCGGCCTACGCGCCCGACGCGCGGGTCCTGGGCGCGGCCGTCGCGAGCGGCGTGCCCGAGCAGCCGGTCGGCTTCCCGGAGATCGCGCGCGGTGCGCGCACGCGCGCGCGCGCCGCGTTCGACCTCGGCGGATGCGAGCTCGCGGTCGGCTACGAGGACGGGCTCGTCGAGCTGGACCTCGGCTCCGACGGCGGCATCGAACGGCTCAACGTCGGCTGCGCGGCCGTGACGGACGGAGTGCGGATGGCGATCGGGCTCTCGTCGGGGTTCGCGTATCCGCCCGCGGTCGCCGAGCGCGCCGCGCGCGAGCGGCTGCCCGTCGGCGATCTCTTCGACGCGCTCTGGCGCGAGCGCTTCCCGCGCGAGGGCGCGCCGGAGGACGCACCGTCGGCGCGCGGCGAGGGCAACATCGGGAAGCTCAGCGCGGGCGCCCTGCCGCGCAGCGAGTACGCGCGGCACGCGGTCGTGTGCGCGCTCGTGCGCTTCCTGCATCCGGGTGTCTACGAGCGATCCGGCGCCGAAGGCGCGCGAGGTACGGCGTGA
- a CDS encoding M20/M25/M40 family metallo-hydrolase: MAELLVAELEGAGVEAKLVPTPSPEGGPARAAAIARVRGSAPGAPALLLLSHLDVVDVDRTGWTEDPFGGAIRGGYVHGRGALDAKGLAVVHALALELLARRPEPLRRDVVLLSVPDEEAGGRLGLGWLLRERPELLDPVRYALAEGGSIGEAEGRPPLWAVSVAEKSPCWLELRAHGTPGHAGTPTADAAVPRLIAALERIRTTEWSVHVVPEVARMYRAMAPLAGALDQRGYADLASALERDPDFRRRFLRHPSNASLVRTTVSITVLEGAPATNVTPARARAHIDARLLPGDRCDDFEARIRERIADPAIEIERLLGYAALSSPVKTPLYAAISRVAAASESGAVVVPRVSAGSSDAHWLRAQGVVVYGFVPRWLEADAARGIHGPDERISIRNLERGARALVDLIEAFDELER, encoded by the coding sequence GTGGCCGAGCTGCTGGTCGCGGAGCTCGAGGGCGCGGGGGTCGAGGCGAAGCTCGTGCCGACGCCCTCGCCCGAGGGCGGCCCGGCCCGCGCCGCGGCGATCGCTCGCGTCCGCGGCAGCGCGCCCGGCGCCCCCGCCCTCCTCCTGCTCTCCCATCTGGATGTCGTCGACGTCGACCGCACCGGCTGGACGGAGGACCCGTTCGGCGGCGCCATCCGCGGCGGCTACGTCCACGGCCGGGGCGCCCTCGACGCGAAGGGCCTCGCCGTCGTCCACGCGCTCGCGCTCGAGCTCCTGGCCCGGCGCCCCGAGCCGCTGCGGCGCGACGTCGTGCTGCTCTCGGTGCCGGACGAGGAGGCGGGCGGCCGGCTCGGGCTCGGCTGGCTGCTGCGCGAGCGGCCCGAGCTGCTCGACCCGGTGCGCTACGCGCTCGCCGAGGGTGGCTCGATCGGCGAGGCCGAGGGACGGCCGCCGCTCTGGGCGGTGTCGGTCGCCGAGAAGAGCCCCTGCTGGCTCGAGCTGCGCGCGCACGGCACGCCCGGCCACGCGGGGACGCCCACCGCCGACGCGGCCGTGCCGCGCCTCATCGCGGCGCTCGAGCGCATCCGCACGACCGAGTGGAGCGTGCACGTCGTGCCCGAGGTCGCGCGCATGTACCGCGCGATGGCGCCGCTCGCGGGCGCGCTCGACCAGCGCGGCTACGCCGACCTCGCGAGCGCGCTCGAGCGCGACCCCGACTTCCGGCGCCGCTTCCTGCGCCATCCGTCGAATGCGTCGCTCGTGCGCACGACCGTGTCGATCACCGTCCTCGAGGGCGCGCCCGCCACGAACGTGACGCCGGCCCGCGCGCGCGCGCACATCGACGCCCGCCTCCTGCCCGGCGATCGCTGCGACGACTTCGAGGCGCGCATCCGCGAGCGCATCGCCGACCCGGCGATCGAGATCGAGCGGCTGCTCGGCTACGCGGCGCTGAGCTCGCCCGTGAAGACGCCGCTCTACGCCGCGATCTCGCGCGTCGCGGCGGCGTCGGAGTCGGGCGCCGTCGTCGTCCCGCGCGTGAGCGCCGGCTCCTCGGACGCGCACTGGCTGCGCGCGCAGGGCGTCGTCGTCTACGGCTTCGTGCCGCGCTGGCTCGAGGCGGACGCGGCGCGCGGCATCCACGGCCCGGACGAGCGCATCTCGATCCGCAACCTCGAGCGCGGCGCGCGCGCGCTCGTCGACCTGATCGAGGCCTTCGACGAGCTCGAACGCTAG
- a CDS encoding GNAT family N-acetyltransferase has product MRIEVGEYHLSPYRPDDAGALVAALSDGLVAQTIPVIPLPYGPSEAAAYLSFRLRQQDQGFRHALAIRKPNGTLCGAIDLAPDAAAQSAELGYWLAPDLWGRGITGAAVAAFLPTAPQLGIALITARALRSNLASLKILRRNGFRLVGVQHVELRAPLGAAEAEVFEREARLAAA; this is encoded by the coding sequence ATGCGAATCGAGGTCGGCGAGTATCACCTCTCGCCCTACCGCCCCGATGACGCGGGCGCGCTCGTCGCGGCGCTATCCGACGGCCTCGTCGCCCAGACGATCCCGGTGATTCCTCTCCCGTACGGTCCCAGCGAAGCCGCCGCGTATCTGAGCTTCCGGCTGCGCCAACAAGACCAGGGGTTCCGCCACGCCCTGGCGATCCGGAAACCAAACGGAACATTGTGCGGGGCCATCGATCTCGCGCCCGATGCAGCTGCTCAAAGCGCCGAGCTCGGGTACTGGCTCGCGCCCGATCTCTGGGGCCGAGGTATCACAGGTGCCGCTGTCGCTGCCTTTCTCCCCACCGCCCCTCAGCTTGGCATCGCGCTCATCACGGCTCGCGCACTCAGGTCGAACCTTGCGTCGCTCAAGATCCTGCGGCGCAACGGTTTCCGCCTTGTTGGCGTCCAGCACGTCGAGCTCCGGGCCCCTCTAGGGGCGGCAGAAGCAGAGGTGTTCGAGCGCGAAGCCCGCTTGGCCGCCGCCTAA
- a CDS encoding YkvA family protein, whose amino-acid sequence MATQSFKVVFTLDDDDRKYFRGLVKAARKAATSEDESKIVDGAKQLVARMRGAAKTPTFVLEAVAVLEDLTAIIEDGDYAAPRAVRDRVLGALAYFANPGDLIPDDVPVFGFLDDALMIKLVEQEFRHELWAFRKFRTFRDGAEQRPWTQAARDRLPKRLADKRSQLRAAVDLRHKRDATRSKLFG is encoded by the coding sequence ATGGCCACGCAGAGCTTCAAGGTCGTCTTCACGCTCGACGACGACGATCGCAAGTACTTCCGCGGCCTCGTCAAGGCGGCGCGCAAGGCGGCGACGTCCGAGGACGAGTCGAAGATCGTCGACGGCGCCAAGCAGCTCGTCGCGCGCATGCGCGGGGCGGCGAAGACGCCCACCTTCGTGCTCGAGGCCGTCGCGGTGCTCGAGGACCTGACGGCGATCATCGAGGACGGCGACTACGCGGCGCCCCGCGCCGTGCGCGACCGCGTGCTCGGCGCACTCGCCTACTTCGCGAACCCGGGCGACCTGATCCCGGACGACGTGCCCGTGTTCGGCTTCCTCGACGACGCGCTCATGATCAAGCTCGTCGAGCAGGAGTTCCGCCACGAGCTCTGGGCGTTCCGCAAGTTCCGCACGTTCCGCGACGGCGCCGAGCAGCGCCCGTGGACGCAGGCCGCGCGCGACCGCCTGCCGAAGCGGCTCGCCGACAAGCGCTCGCAGCTGCGGGCGGCGGTCGACCTGCGCCACAAGCGCGACGCGACGCGGAGCAAGCTCTTCGGCTAG
- a CDS encoding glutamate--cysteine ligase, which translates to MSGRVVGGESPRVESVDDLVAYFASGEKPRERWRIGTEHEKIGVLADTLERVPFDGPRGIEALLERIASYDSAPPAGWERIREGGRLVALERDGASITLEPGGQLELSGAPLRTLRETCREFNAHVDLLKAAADDLGLAWMAIGADPFHALAEIPRMPKARYDVMRAYLPTRGALGLHMMHATATVQANYDYASERDMAEKMRTALACSPIVSALFANSPFSEGKPNGLASFRVAIWRDTDPDRCGLLPFVFEDGFGYRDYAEWALDVPMFFLVREGGYHPVGGATFRQLLERGVEAAGRREHATLADWDLHLTTLFPEVRLKRFIEVRGADAAPGRFICALPAVWKGILYDPESLRDAWSLVAGLSLEQRDRALVDVARDGLRARIAGTEVRELARELVRISAAGLDRIARRGETDADERHFLEPLEEVVAAGRSPAHELLDVWRDVGESPARLLERIRY; encoded by the coding sequence GTGAGCGGACGCGTGGTCGGCGGCGAATCGCCGCGGGTCGAATCGGTGGACGACCTGGTCGCGTACTTCGCGAGCGGCGAGAAGCCCCGCGAGCGATGGCGCATCGGCACCGAGCACGAGAAGATCGGCGTCCTCGCCGACACGCTCGAGCGCGTGCCCTTCGACGGCCCGCGCGGCATCGAGGCGCTGCTCGAGCGCATCGCATCGTACGACAGCGCGCCGCCGGCGGGCTGGGAGCGCATCCGCGAGGGCGGGCGCCTCGTCGCCCTCGAGCGCGACGGCGCCAGCATCACGCTCGAGCCCGGCGGCCAGCTCGAGCTCTCGGGCGCCCCGCTGCGCACGCTTCGCGAGACGTGCCGCGAGTTCAACGCGCACGTCGACCTGCTGAAGGCGGCCGCCGACGACCTCGGCCTCGCGTGGATGGCGATCGGCGCCGACCCGTTCCACGCGCTCGCCGAGATCCCGCGCATGCCGAAGGCGCGCTACGACGTCATGCGCGCCTACCTGCCCACGCGCGGCGCGCTCGGCCTCCACATGATGCACGCGACCGCCACCGTGCAGGCGAACTACGACTACGCGAGCGAGCGCGACATGGCCGAGAAGATGCGCACGGCGCTCGCGTGCTCGCCGATCGTGTCGGCGCTCTTCGCGAACTCGCCCTTCAGCGAGGGCAAGCCGAACGGCCTCGCGTCGTTCCGCGTCGCGATCTGGCGCGACACGGACCCCGACCGCTGCGGCCTGCTGCCGTTCGTGTTCGAGGACGGCTTCGGCTATCGCGACTACGCCGAATGGGCGCTCGACGTCCCGATGTTCTTCCTCGTGCGCGAGGGCGGCTACCACCCGGTGGGCGGAGCGACGTTCCGGCAGCTCCTCGAGCGCGGCGTCGAGGCTGCGGGGCGGCGCGAGCACGCGACGCTCGCCGACTGGGACCTGCACCTAACGACGCTCTTCCCCGAGGTGCGACTCAAGCGCTTCATCGAGGTGCGCGGCGCCGACGCGGCGCCGGGCCGCTTCATCTGCGCGCTGCCGGCGGTGTGGAAGGGCATCCTGTACGACCCGGAGTCACTCCGCGACGCCTGGTCGCTCGTCGCGGGCCTCTCCCTCGAGCAGCGCGACCGGGCGCTCGTCGACGTCGCGCGCGACGGGCTGCGCGCGCGCATCGCGGGCACCGAGGTGCGCGAGCTCGCGCGCGAGCTGGTGCGGATCTCGGCCGCCGGGCTCGACCGGATCGCCCGGCGCGGGGAGACGGACGCGGACGAGCGCCACTTCCTCGAGCCGCTCGAGGAGGTCGTCGCCGCGGGCCGGAGCCCGGCGCACGAGCTGCTCGACGTTTGGCGCGACGTCGGCGAATCGCCCGCGCGCTTGCTCGAGCGCATTCGCTACTGA
- a CDS encoding DUF433 domain-containing protein produces MSQQCSEIHVDPEVLGGVPVFRGTRVPVKALLDYLEGGHPLSEFIEDFPGVTREQAVAVLEHARSLLDSSASAA; encoded by the coding sequence ATGTCCCAGCAGTGCTCTGAAATCCATGTCGATCCCGAAGTCCTAGGCGGTGTCCCGGTCTTCCGCGGTACTCGAGTGCCCGTGAAGGCCTTGCTCGATTACCTGGAAGGTGGGCATCCGCTGTCCGAGTTCATCGAGGACTTTCCCGGGGTCACGCGCGAGCAGGCAGTTGCTGTGCTCGAGCATGCGCGCTCGCTTCTGGACTCCAGTGCGTCTGCTGCTTGA
- a CDS encoding thrombospondin type 3 repeat-containing protein, with the protein MPILISARSARRCVRATGRSTIVGMLALVVVAAGAQAADVREVPLAANDLVFDPASGWIWASVPGSAGAMGNSVVPIDPVDGSVGSPIFVGSEPGPLAISDDASFLYVSLDGAFQIRRVDLHTMAAGIQFGLGSDPFFGPFLAEDIEVQPGNPRVIAVSRKNLGVSPRHAGVAIYDDGVQRPNATPRHTGSNRIEFSESPGVLYGYNNESTEFGFRDVTVDGAGATQGTVTRDLITGFGVDIEFHDGLIYSTTGRSIDPAARVAVGTYPGVSFSRGVVADSNAGLVYFLTTNSLLVFDMTTFVLLETVPLSGGERGLVQYGPGSLAFINAGSIVLVDVNPPDEDADGVGDNADNCPSTPNPDQSDRDGDGEGDVCDLFPDDPNNELAQCALDLDEVTSELEECLATPGYVDSDGDGEHDATDRCAFTPLGAPVDDGGCSQEQFCASFTSRDSCRHADWRNDEETRSSPRDCEPSKRSRRFQCVPFSDARPGHDEHDDDDRVSAPRGARFGTR; encoded by the coding sequence ATGCCCATCTTGATTTCCGCGCGCTCGGCTCGGCGCTGCGTGCGGGCGACCGGCCGCTCGACCATCGTTGGGATGCTGGCGCTCGTGGTAGTGGCAGCGGGTGCGCAGGCCGCCGACGTGCGCGAGGTGCCGCTCGCGGCGAACGATCTCGTGTTCGATCCGGCTTCCGGGTGGATCTGGGCGAGCGTACCGGGCAGTGCCGGCGCCATGGGCAACAGTGTCGTTCCGATCGATCCCGTCGACGGATCGGTCGGATCGCCGATCTTCGTCGGCAGCGAGCCGGGGCCTCTCGCCATCTCCGACGACGCATCGTTCCTCTACGTTTCGCTCGACGGCGCATTCCAGATCCGCCGGGTCGACCTGCACACGATGGCGGCAGGCATCCAGTTCGGTCTCGGCTCGGATCCGTTCTTCGGTCCGTTCCTGGCCGAGGACATCGAGGTGCAGCCCGGCAACCCGCGAGTCATCGCCGTGTCGCGCAAGAACCTCGGAGTCAGCCCTCGGCACGCAGGGGTTGCGATCTACGACGATGGCGTCCAACGCCCGAACGCGACGCCTCGGCACACCGGCTCGAACCGGATCGAGTTCTCCGAATCGCCCGGCGTGCTCTACGGCTACAACAACGAGAGCACCGAGTTCGGTTTCCGGGACGTCACGGTCGACGGGGCCGGTGCGACGCAGGGCACCGTCACCCGCGACCTGATCACCGGCTTCGGAGTCGACATCGAGTTCCATGACGGACTGATCTATTCCACGACAGGCCGCAGCATCGATCCGGCGGCGCGGGTCGCGGTGGGAACCTACCCGGGCGTGTCGTTCTCCCGGGGCGTCGTGGCCGATTCGAATGCCGGGCTCGTCTACTTCCTCACGACGAACAGCCTGCTGGTCTTCGACATGACCACCTTCGTCCTCCTCGAGACGGTTCCGCTCTCGGGCGGCGAGCGCGGTCTCGTCCAGTACGGGCCGGGCTCTCTCGCCTTCATCAACGCGGGAAGCATCGTGCTGGTGGACGTGAACCCGCCGGACGAGGACGCGGACGGCGTAGGGGACAACGCCGACAACTGCCCCTCGACGCCGAACCCGGACCAGTCGGATCGGGATGGCGACGGCGAGGGTGACGTCTGCGACCTCTTCCCCGACGACCCGAACAACGAGCTCGCCCAGTGCGCACTGGATCTCGACGAAGTGACGAGCGAGCTCGAGGAATGTCTGGCGACGCCCGGGTACGTCGACTCCGATGGCGACGGCGAGCACGACGCCACGGACCGCTGCGCGTTCACGCCGCTCGGAGCCCCGGTGGACGACGGTGGCTGCTCGCAGGAGCAGTTCTGCGCGAGCTTCACAAGCAGGGACAGCTGCCGGCACGCGGACTGGCGCAACGACGAGGAGACACGCTCGAGCCCGCGCGACTGCGAGCCCTCGAAGCGCAGTCGTCGATTCCAGTGCGTGCCGTTCTCCGACGCACGCCCCGGGCACGACGAGCACGACGACGACGATCGGGTCTCCGCGCCGCGCGGTGCGCGCTTCGGGACGAGGTGA
- a CDS encoding peptidoglycan DD-metalloendopeptidase family protein has protein sequence MSSAFVAAVGARTSDDVDPGAMLGDANGVSGEMTYRTAARPDSLSDLEAVLSDLPRVPDLQSPAARPSDAERRAEDALVAMLTAGTPRAGEAHAFGAPSDIEVDAASLVEADAMTDLEMADALEREAQAHLDFGDLADASAGPVDDEAGGAATAEPQVELAPGQRLVAGEIGRGDSLSTALRAHGIRPSIVHIIASELSPIFDFTRARPGQTYQVVLDGDDQLVRFDYRVNDDASVQVARDAHGVYRAKRSEAELEPHVVRMAGVVETSLYDAIRALGEDGALASSFARVFSWQFDFDRDTRAGDEFHVLYERLYRERSDGRLEYVKPGRILAARYRSGETEYEAVHFDPTVHEDAQVADAGGYYRTDGTSLERQFLRAPLDNGRVTSGFSNARRHPILKITRPHHGIDYAAPRGTPLYAVADGTVIHKGRAGGFGNLVKVRHAGGYVSYYSHLQGFAKGLHVGQKVSQKQVLGFVGSTGLATGPHTCFRIAKNGQYLNPRTIESQAAEPIHGEQWAAFASQRDELLQGLDGSSVVAVQDAL, from the coding sequence GTGTCGTCGGCCTTCGTCGCGGCGGTGGGTGCGCGAACCAGTGACGACGTCGATCCCGGCGCGATGCTAGGCGACGCGAACGGCGTCTCGGGCGAGATGACCTACCGCACCGCCGCCCGCCCGGACTCCCTCTCCGACCTCGAAGCCGTCCTGTCCGACCTCCCCAGGGTTCCCGATCTCCAGTCTCCGGCTGCGCGGCCGTCCGATGCCGAGCGCCGCGCCGAGGATGCGCTCGTCGCGATGCTGACGGCGGGCACGCCGCGCGCGGGCGAGGCGCACGCGTTCGGCGCGCCCTCGGACATCGAGGTCGACGCCGCGAGCCTCGTCGAGGCCGACGCGATGACGGACCTCGAGATGGCCGACGCGCTCGAGCGCGAGGCGCAGGCCCACCTCGACTTCGGCGACCTCGCGGACGCCAGCGCGGGCCCCGTCGACGACGAGGCGGGCGGCGCGGCGACGGCCGAGCCGCAGGTCGAGCTCGCCCCCGGTCAGCGGCTCGTCGCCGGCGAGATCGGGCGGGGCGACTCGCTCTCCACGGCGCTGCGCGCGCACGGCATCCGGCCGAGCATCGTCCACATCATCGCGAGCGAGCTCTCGCCGATCTTCGACTTCACCCGGGCCCGCCCCGGCCAGACCTACCAGGTCGTCCTCGACGGCGACGACCAGCTCGTCCGGTTCGACTATCGCGTGAACGACGACGCCTCGGTCCAGGTCGCGCGCGACGCGCACGGCGTCTACCGCGCGAAGCGCAGCGAGGCCGAGCTCGAGCCGCACGTCGTGCGGATGGCCGGCGTCGTCGAGACGTCGCTCTACGACGCGATCCGCGCCCTCGGCGAGGACGGCGCGCTCGCGAGCTCGTTCGCCCGGGTGTTCTCGTGGCAGTTCGACTTCGACCGCGACACGCGGGCGGGCGACGAGTTCCACGTGCTCTACGAGCGCCTCTACCGCGAGCGCTCCGACGGCCGGCTCGAGTACGTGAAGCCGGGCCGCATCCTGGCCGCGCGCTACCGCAGCGGCGAGACCGAGTACGAGGCCGTCCACTTCGACCCGACGGTGCACGAGGACGCGCAGGTCGCCGACGCGGGCGGCTACTACCGGACGGACGGCACGTCGCTCGAACGCCAGTTCCTGCGCGCGCCGCTCGACAACGGCCGCGTGACGTCGGGGTTCTCGAACGCCCGCCGCCATCCCATCCTGAAGATCACGCGGCCCCACCACGGCATCGACTACGCGGCCCCGCGCGGGACGCCGCTCTACGCGGTCGCCGACGGGACGGTGATCCACAAGGGGCGCGCCGGCGGCTTCGGGAACCTGGTCAAGGTCCGGCACGCGGGCGGATACGTCTCGTACTACTCGCACCTGCAGGGCTTCGCGAAGGGCCTGCACGTCGGGCAGAAGGTCTCGCAGAAGCAGGTGCTCGGCTTCGTCGGCAGCACGGGCCTCGCGACCGGGCCGCACACCTGCTTCCGGATCGCGAAGAACGGCCAGTACCTGAACCCGCGCACGATCGAGTCGCAGGCGGCCGAGCCGATCCACGGCGAGCAGTGGGCGGCGTTCGCCTCCCAGCGCGACGAGCTGCTGCAGGGCCTCGACGGCAGCTCGGTGGTCGCGGTCCAGGACGCGCTCTAG
- a CDS encoding response regulator: MTEVRPRNGLPKLLVVDDEEAILETMAFTFEDDYDVVTSNDARRALDLLDENAPVAVVITDQRMPDMTGSQLLAEVYARHPETSRIILTGFADMASTVQAINDGHVYAYVNKPWEPDDLKQVVRRAYEHHALLMENRRLVDELRRSNRFLEAVIDRLDTGAIAVDPAGVVQAANASAREMLKLPDDPRGVSLDDVMKSKGLEALAATIQKLASEAGGRFEDAELRVGDGARRLRITLETLGQRDGEPIGRVILFKEVSHEPLRRRFDEIVIDTGQHEGELRPRLDEALRELRALADDVRGSGIASPGMAELGERVSRAQTAIQNWLDVDDLLVREDYPDAQLLRDRMNVAAQRWPSGEALPARVAELARRVEGYYESGENPRQRVL; encoded by the coding sequence ATGACCGAAGTCCGACCCCGAAACGGCCTGCCGAAGCTGCTCGTCGTCGACGACGAGGAGGCCATCCTCGAGACGATGGCCTTCACGTTCGAGGACGACTACGACGTCGTCACCTCGAACGACGCGCGCCGCGCGCTCGACCTGCTCGACGAGAACGCGCCCGTCGCCGTCGTGATCACCGACCAGCGGATGCCCGACATGACGGGCTCGCAGCTGCTGGCCGAGGTCTACGCGCGCCACCCCGAGACGTCGCGCATCATCCTCACGGGCTTCGCGGACATGGCGTCGACCGTGCAGGCCATCAACGACGGGCACGTCTACGCCTACGTGAACAAGCCGTGGGAGCCGGACGACCTGAAGCAGGTCGTGCGGCGCGCCTACGAGCACCACGCGCTGCTCATGGAGAACCGGCGGCTCGTGGACGAGCTGCGCCGCTCGAACCGCTTCCTCGAGGCCGTGATCGACCGGCTCGACACGGGCGCGATCGCCGTCGACCCGGCGGGCGTCGTGCAGGCGGCGAACGCATCGGCGCGCGAGATGCTGAAGCTGCCGGACGACCCGCGCGGCGTCTCGCTCGACGACGTGATGAAGAGCAAGGGCCTCGAGGCGCTCGCGGCGACGATCCAGAAGCTCGCGTCCGAGGCGGGCGGGCGCTTCGAGGACGCGGAGCTGCGCGTCGGCGACGGCGCGCGGCGGCTGCGCATCACGCTCGAGACGCTCGGCCAGCGCGACGGCGAGCCGATCGGCCGCGTCATCCTGTTCAAGGAGGTGTCGCACGAGCCGCTGCGGCGGCGCTTCGACGAGATCGTGATCGACACCGGGCAGCACGAGGGCGAGCTGCGGCCGCGGCTCGACGAGGCGCTGCGCGAGCTGCGCGCGCTCGCGGACGACGTGCGCGGCTCGGGCATCGCTTCGCCCGGAATGGCCGAGCTCGGCGAGCGCGTGTCGCGCGCGCAGACGGCCATCCAGAACTGGCTCGACGTCGACGACCTGCTCGTGCGCGAGGACTATCCCGACGCGCAGCTGCTGCGCGATCGCATGAACGTCGCGGCGCAGCGCTGGCCGTCGGGCGAGGCGCTGCCCGCGCGCGTCGCCGAGCTCGCGCGGCGCGTCGAGGGCTACTACGAGTCGGGCGAGAACCCCAGGCAGCGAGTGCTCTGA